A part of Salmo trutta chromosome 15, fSalTru1.1, whole genome shotgun sequence genomic DNA contains:
- the LOC115148520 gene encoding NEDD4 family-interacting protein 1-like, translating into MAEPCARYQQLPNEEEPEEALQVAADAPPPYSSIAEENAAYFDYKENGGFPKPPSYNVATTLPSYDEAERTKAEAHVPLVAGRDEDFVARDDFEDADQLRIGNDGIFMLTFFMAFLFNWIGFFLSFCLTTSAAGRYGAISGFGLSLIKWILIVRFSTYFPGYFDGQYWLWWVFLVLGFLLFLRGFINYAKIRKMADSFSSLPRTRVLFIY; encoded by the exons ATGGCTGAGCCGTGTGCTAGATATCAGCAG CTGCCCAATGAAGAGGAGCCAGAGGAGGCTCTCCAAGTGGCAGCCGATGCCCCACCCCCTTACAGCAGCATTGCAGAAGAAAATGCAG CTTATTTTGACTACAAAGAAAATGGGGGTTTCCCCAAGCCACCATCATACAACGTGGCCACAACGCTCCCTTCCTATGACGAGGCGGAGCGAACCAAGGCTGAAGCCCATGTTCCCTTGGTGGCTGGAAGG GATGAAGACTTTGTAGCCAGGGACGACTTTGAGGATGCAGACCAGCTGCGGATAGGGAACGATGGCATTTTCATGTTGACCTTTTTTA TGGCATTCCTTTTCAACTGGATCGGTTTCTTCCTGTCCTTCTGTCTGACCACCTCGGCAGCAGGCCGCTACGGGGCCATCTCTGGCTTCGGCCTGTCGCTCATCAAGTGGATCCTCATTGTCCGG TTCTCCACCTATTTCCCTGGTTACTTTGATGGGCAGTACTGGCTGTGGTGGGTGTTCCTGGTACTGG GATTCTTGCTCTTCCTCAGAGGATTCATTAACTACGCCAAGATCCGTAAAATGGCAGACTCGTTTTCTAGTCTCCCGAGAACCAGAGTCCTTTTCATCTACTAA